A single genomic interval of Selenobaculum gibii harbors:
- the whiA gene encoding DNA-binding protein WhiA, translating into MPSFSTEVKNELARFISDTECCKIAELAALMRMGATMSIGGRNFGLNFTTENAAIARKTLTLLKESYPVETSVMVSKARRLKKNNHYFIKVAPSPLVNELLTTLGIMQGDNLNVGKDVGILRRECCRQSYLRGAFLGGGSVNKPESDYHLELVTGNYSFAQVLVSLFKKLDLPVGITDRKNDYIIYLKDSDAIMDFLGIIGAEGALVEFEVAKNVKDVRNQVNRLVNCETANLQKTVNAACRQVERINLIKEKIGLDKLPENLQEVAKVRLNYPEATLQELVVVMGNTVGKSGINHRLRKLEQIAMELVEGDIHESKV; encoded by the coding sequence ATGCCATCGTTTTCAACAGAGGTTAAAAATGAATTGGCGCGGTTTATCAGTGATACAGAATGCTGTAAAATTGCTGAACTTGCTGCATTGATGCGCATGGGAGCAACGATGTCGATCGGCGGTAGAAATTTTGGCTTGAATTTTACTACAGAAAATGCTGCAATTGCGAGGAAAACGTTAACGCTGTTAAAAGAAAGTTATCCAGTTGAGACTTCTGTAATGGTGAGTAAGGCGCGTCGGTTAAAAAAGAATAATCATTACTTTATCAAAGTTGCACCATCTCCGCTTGTGAATGAATTGTTGACCACATTAGGAATTATGCAGGGAGACAATCTTAATGTTGGGAAAGATGTTGGTATTTTGCGCAGGGAATGCTGCCGGCAATCTTATTTAAGGGGAGCATTCCTTGGCGGAGGTTCGGTAAATAAGCCAGAGAGTGACTATCATTTAGAATTAGTTACAGGAAATTATAGCTTTGCGCAAGTTCTAGTTTCTTTATTCAAGAAACTTGATTTACCAGTTGGTATCACAGACCGCAAAAATGATTATATTATCTACTTAAAAGATAGTGATGCTATTATGGATTTTCTAGGCATTATTGGAGCTGAAGGGGCTTTAGTTGAATTTGAAGTTGCGAAAAATGTAAAAGATGTTCGTAACCAAGTAAATCGTTTAGTGAATTGTGAAACGGCGAACCTTCAAAAGACAGTAAATGCAGCTTGCAGGCAAGTGGAGAGAATCAACTTAATTAAAGAAAAAATCGGCTTAGATAAGCTGCCAGAAAATTTGCAAGAGGTTGCGAAGGTACGCTTAAATTATCCGGAAGCAACATTACAAGAGCTAGTAGTAGTCATGGGAAACACCGTGGGGAAATCAGGGATAAATCATAGATTGCGCAAATTAGAACAGATCGCTATGGAATTAGTAGAAGGTGACATTCATGAAAGTAAAGTATAA